From one Luteipulveratus mongoliensis genomic stretch:
- a CDS encoding sensor histidine kinase, translated as MNHTLSILLTALGWGAAGAVVAWLVTWPARRLWHAGVLVSIAAVATVSAVAAVVGSNRAMFITMDDEYVTIIAALVSGLLASVAAAAAARTFRRDSASLRLAVSAIGEGRVPAPDQRAVSGELRTLRDDLHRTARTLAETREREQALERSRRDLVTWISHDLRTPLAGLRAMAESLEDGVAADPGRYHHQMRVEVDRLTEMVDDLFHLSRLHAGAVVTRRERVDLADLVSDALAGLEPLAALQGVRLVGSSRAMAEVEGDSAQLNRALTNLVYNAIRHTAPQGTVALGVTAGSDPAYALLTVTDECGGIPESEVPRLFEVGYRGQSARSPHPGLGSGAGLGLAITQEIVTAHDGEVEVANSGPGCTFSVLLPLAR; from the coding sequence ATGAACCACACGCTCAGCATCCTGCTCACCGCGCTCGGGTGGGGTGCGGCCGGCGCGGTCGTCGCGTGGCTGGTCACGTGGCCCGCCCGTCGACTGTGGCACGCCGGCGTACTCGTCTCGATCGCAGCAGTAGCAACGGTTTCCGCGGTCGCGGCCGTCGTGGGCAGCAACCGCGCGATGTTCATCACGATGGACGACGAGTACGTCACGATCATCGCTGCCCTCGTCTCAGGATTGCTCGCCTCCGTCGCGGCCGCGGCCGCTGCGCGCACCTTCCGTCGGGACAGCGCCTCGCTCCGGCTGGCTGTCAGCGCCATCGGTGAGGGCCGCGTCCCGGCGCCCGACCAGCGCGCGGTCTCCGGTGAGCTGCGCACCCTGCGCGACGACCTGCACCGCACCGCACGCACCCTCGCCGAGACCCGTGAGCGCGAGCAAGCTCTCGAGCGCTCCCGCCGCGACCTGGTCACCTGGATCTCGCACGACCTGCGTACGCCGCTCGCCGGGCTCCGCGCGATGGCCGAGTCCCTCGAGGACGGCGTAGCCGCCGACCCCGGTCGCTACCACCACCAGATGCGGGTCGAGGTGGACCGGCTGACCGAGATGGTCGATGACCTGTTCCACCTGAGTCGGCTGCATGCCGGTGCCGTCGTCACCCGTCGCGAACGCGTGGACCTCGCCGACCTGGTCTCTGACGCACTCGCCGGCCTCGAGCCCTTGGCCGCCCTGCAAGGCGTACGACTCGTGGGCTCGTCCCGGGCGATGGCCGAGGTCGAGGGGGACAGCGCGCAGCTCAACCGGGCGCTGACCAACCTGGTGTACAACGCGATTCGGCACACCGCGCCCCAGGGGACGGTCGCGCTCGGCGTGACGGCCGGCTCAGACCCGGCGTACGCGCTGCTCACCGTCACCGACGAGTGCGGTGGCATCCCGGAGTCGGAGGTGCCGCGCTTGTTCGAGGTCGGCTATCGCGGGCAGTCCGCCCGCTCTCCCCACCCGGGTCTCGGCTCGGGTGCGGGGCTCGGACTCGCGATCACTCAGGAGATCGTGACCGCGCACGACGGCGAGGTCGAGGTCGCCAACAGCGGGCCGGGCTGCACCTTCAGCGTGCTGCTACCGCTGGCGCGCTGA
- a CDS encoding NAD-dependent epimerase/dehydratase family protein yields MRVVVTGGAGFIGQHVVAETLRRGHDVLVLDSLREDVHGQHGCPPSGARLHLGDVRQTYDLDAALPGADVVVHLAAKVGLGVDVSDLPDYASNNDLGTAELLAAMARHRLNRLVLASSMVVYGEGLGRCAEHGPVRGRPRSEYDLAQGQFEPECVRCGAQLSPSLVDEEAPSDPRNAYAASKLAQEHYATSWARETGGSAALLRYHNVYGPGMPQGTPYAGVASIFTSALRDGKAPRVFEDGGQRRDFVHVRDIAAATVTAAERHTGGARAFNVGTGVPRTVGEMAASLAHALHGPTPVVTGDYRLGDVRHITANSARILDELGWMAREDFDKGMAELAGLGQTVSAPAVAAR; encoded by the coding sequence ATGCGAGTCGTAGTGACCGGCGGTGCAGGATTCATCGGGCAGCACGTCGTGGCCGAGACGCTGCGGCGCGGGCACGACGTGCTGGTCCTGGACTCGCTGCGAGAGGACGTCCATGGTCAGCACGGGTGCCCGCCGAGCGGCGCCCGGCTGCACCTGGGAGACGTGCGGCAGACGTATGACCTCGACGCGGCCCTCCCTGGCGCCGATGTCGTCGTGCATCTCGCTGCCAAGGTCGGGCTCGGCGTGGACGTCTCGGACCTGCCCGACTACGCGTCGAACAACGACCTCGGCACCGCCGAGCTGCTCGCCGCGATGGCACGCCATCGCCTCAACCGGTTGGTGCTGGCGAGCTCGATGGTGGTCTACGGGGAAGGCCTCGGTCGGTGTGCGGAGCACGGGCCCGTCCGCGGACGGCCGAGATCCGAATATGACCTGGCTCAAGGCCAGTTCGAGCCTGAGTGCGTCCGCTGTGGCGCACAGCTGAGCCCATCGCTCGTCGATGAGGAAGCACCGTCCGACCCGCGCAACGCCTATGCCGCATCCAAGCTCGCGCAGGAGCACTACGCCACCAGCTGGGCCCGCGAGACCGGTGGCAGCGCGGCGCTGTTGAGGTATCACAACGTCTACGGTCCCGGCATGCCCCAAGGGACGCCGTACGCCGGTGTCGCCTCGATCTTCACCTCCGCCTTGCGCGACGGGAAGGCTCCGCGCGTCTTCGAGGACGGCGGGCAGCGTCGAGACTTCGTGCACGTGCGGGACATCGCCGCCGCGACCGTGACGGCGGCCGAGCGCCACACGGGTGGAGCGCGCGCGTTCAACGTGGGCACCGGCGTACCTCGCACGGTCGGAGAGATGGCGGCCAGCCTCGCTCACGCGCTCCATGGACCAACGCCCGTCGTCACCGGCGACTACCGACTCGGCGACGTCCGCCACATCACGGCCAACTCTGCGCGGATCCTGGACGAGCTGGGCTGGATGGCGCGCGAGGACTTCGACAAGGGGATGGCCGAGCTCGCGGGTCTCGGGCAGACGGTCAGCGCGCCAGCGGTAGCAGCACGCTGA
- a CDS encoding MetQ/NlpA family ABC transporter substrate-binding protein: MSDDTNTPENKDDSIIALPERPGGGRGKLIGAVAAGVVVLVAAGFVVKAVASGDDEKKTTTVSIGTTEASAPYWKPLQDLAAKQDITIKVVNFGDYTQANPALAQKQTDLNLFQHLQFLATYDVSASQDLTPIGSTVVVPLGLYSKKHTALTQIPKGGKVAIPNDPTNQARALLVLQQAGLLKLKGGGNTLSTPADVDASASKVTVAPVDAAQTVASLPSVDASVINNNFALDAKLDPSKTLFNDDPKRPEALPYINAFVARAEDKDNPTYLKIAKLYHDPSVLAQVKAYSKNTAVIVDKPQADLVKILDGLKADAKK; the protein is encoded by the coding sequence ATGTCTGATGACACCAATACCCCTGAGAACAAAGATGACTCGATCATCGCGCTGCCCGAGCGCCCGGGCGGAGGCCGCGGCAAGCTGATCGGCGCCGTCGCTGCCGGCGTCGTCGTCCTTGTGGCCGCCGGCTTCGTCGTGAAGGCCGTAGCGTCCGGCGACGACGAGAAGAAGACCACGACCGTCAGCATCGGCACCACCGAGGCGAGCGCGCCGTACTGGAAGCCGCTCCAGGACCTCGCCGCCAAGCAGGACATCACCATCAAGGTGGTCAACTTCGGCGACTACACCCAGGCCAACCCGGCCCTGGCGCAGAAGCAGACCGACCTGAACCTGTTCCAGCACCTGCAGTTCCTGGCGACCTACGACGTGAGCGCGAGCCAGGACCTCACCCCGATCGGCTCGACCGTCGTGGTGCCGCTCGGCCTGTACTCCAAGAAGCACACCGCCCTCACCCAGATCCCCAAGGGCGGCAAGGTCGCCATCCCGAACGACCCGACCAACCAGGCACGAGCACTGCTGGTGCTGCAGCAAGCCGGACTGCTGAAGCTCAAGGGTGGCGGCAACACGCTGTCCACTCCGGCTGACGTCGACGCCTCGGCGTCCAAGGTCACGGTCGCGCCGGTCGACGCCGCTCAGACGGTCGCCTCGCTGCCGTCCGTCGACGCCTCGGTCATCAACAACAACTTCGCCCTGGACGCCAAGCTCGACCCGTCCAAGACGCTGTTCAACGACGACCCGAAACGCCCGGAGGCGCTGCCCTACATCAACGCCTTCGTCGCGCGCGCCGAGGACAAGGACAACCCGACCTACCTCAAGATCGCCAAGCTCTACCACGACCCGTCGGTCCTCGCGCAGGTCAAGGCGTACTCCAAGAACACCGCCGTCATCGTCGACAAGCCCCAGGCCGACCTCGTGAAGATCCTGGACGGGCTGAAGGCGGACGCAAAGAAGTGA
- a CDS encoding methionine ABC transporter ATP-binding protein: MSEALISLRGVGKSFTRGSTSVTALRDIDLDVAQGQVYAVIGYSGAGKSTLVRLINGLEQPTSGAVLVEGKDLTSLSAKEIRQVRSRIGMVFQQFNLFGSRTVFANIAYPLQLAGWSKEQQQKRVAELLTFVGLTDKAWAYPEELSGGQKQRIGIARALATNPPILLADEATSALDPDTTQDVLRLLRRVNEELGVTIVVITHEMDVVRSLADHVAVLDDGRLVESGPVREILAQPKAATTRRFLDATLRTRPGDGELARLRETYDGVLVTVAVPDQHTIGGLLTDVVRDHDVSFEIVHGGYTTIKDESIGTFTIALQGDSTAVERAVEALSGAATVEVAA, encoded by the coding sequence GTGAGCGAGGCACTCATCTCGCTCCGCGGCGTTGGCAAGTCCTTCACCCGGGGCAGCACCAGCGTCACAGCCCTGCGCGACATCGACCTCGATGTCGCGCAGGGCCAGGTGTACGCCGTCATCGGCTACTCCGGTGCCGGCAAGAGCACGCTCGTACGCCTGATCAACGGTCTCGAGCAGCCCACCTCTGGCGCGGTGCTCGTCGAGGGCAAGGATCTGACCTCGTTGAGTGCCAAGGAGATTCGCCAGGTGCGGTCCCGCATCGGCATGGTCTTCCAGCAGTTCAACCTGTTCGGGTCGCGCACGGTCTTCGCCAACATCGCATATCCCCTCCAGCTCGCCGGCTGGTCCAAGGAGCAGCAGCAGAAGCGAGTGGCCGAGCTGCTGACCTTCGTCGGCCTGACCGACAAGGCGTGGGCCTACCCCGAGGAGCTGTCCGGCGGCCAGAAGCAGCGCATCGGCATCGCCCGAGCGCTCGCGACCAACCCGCCGATCCTGCTGGCCGACGAGGCCACCAGCGCGCTCGACCCGGACACCACGCAGGACGTCCTGCGCCTGCTCCGCCGGGTCAACGAGGAGCTCGGCGTCACCATCGTCGTCATCACGCACGAGATGGACGTCGTACGCTCCCTCGCCGACCACGTGGCTGTCCTCGACGACGGCCGTCTTGTCGAGAGCGGACCGGTCCGAGAGATCCTGGCGCAACCGAAGGCCGCGACCACGCGCCGCTTCCTCGACGCCACCCTGCGCACCCGCCCAGGCGACGGCGAGCTCGCCCGCCTGCGTGAGACGTACGACGGCGTGCTCGTCACCGTCGCCGTGCCGGACCAGCACACGATCGGCGGCCTGCTGACCGACGTGGTCCGCGATCACGACGTGAGCTTCGAGATCGTGCACGGCGGCTACACGACTATCAAGGATGAGTCGATCGGCACGTTCACCATTGCACTGCAAGGGGATTCGACTGCTGTGGAGCGCGCCGTCGAGGCGCTGTCCGGCGCGGCGACCGTGGAGGTGGCGGCGTGA
- a CDS encoding methionine ABC transporter permease, with product MVLLTLLIGGLLGLGLGVLLHGTRRGGLLENVPVYTGLNLLVNLVRPIPFIIFITAIGPLTLRAMGTTIGIKAATFALIIAATFGVSRIVEQNLVSVDPGVIEAAQSMGASPWRIIRTVLVPEALGPLILGYTFIFVAVVDMSAAAVAINGGGLGQFAVTYGYQRFDWTVTWVAVLTMVVLVQLAQFTGNWLARRVMRR from the coding sequence ATGGTGCTACTCACCCTGCTGATCGGCGGTTTGCTCGGCCTCGGGCTCGGCGTGCTGCTGCACGGCACCCGTCGCGGTGGACTCCTGGAGAACGTGCCGGTCTACACCGGGCTCAACCTGCTGGTGAACCTCGTCCGTCCGATCCCGTTCATCATCTTCATCACCGCGATCGGGCCGCTCACGCTGCGCGCGATGGGCACCACGATCGGCATCAAGGCGGCGACCTTTGCGCTGATCATCGCGGCAACGTTCGGGGTGTCCCGGATCGTCGAGCAGAACCTGGTGAGCGTCGACCCCGGCGTCATCGAGGCAGCCCAGTCGATGGGCGCATCCCCCTGGCGGATCATCCGCACGGTCCTCGTCCCGGAGGCGCTCGGCCCGCTGATCCTGGGCTACACGTTCATCTTCGTCGCGGTCGTGGACATGTCCGCGGCGGCGGTCGCGATCAACGGTGGCGGCCTCGGGCAGTTCGCGGTGACGTACGGCTACCAACGGTTCGACTGGACGGTCACCTGGGTGGCGGTGCTGACCATGGTGGTCCTGGTGCAGCTGGCCCAGTTCACCGGCAACTGGTTGGCCCGCCGCGTCATGCGCCGCTAG
- a CDS encoding SDR family oxidoreductase encodes MNADANGRMALITGGSTEIGAACARALAASGARVVVADQDEHRAGLIASAIGGQVWPINLQDTAALASLTLDADILVNAAGATAVAPLHELTPQDFGRVHRVLVEAPYLLIRAALPHMYDRGWGRIINITSAYGRAGAREQAAAVSAAHALEGLSKVTALEAGPRGVTSNCVSPAQIRTAELDDVIARLAAEREVGEDVVVDDLLARSSIKRFVEAREVAALVTWLAGDDAAMVNGASYAMDGGWTAA; translated from the coding sequence GTGAACGCCGACGCGAACGGACGCATGGCCCTGATCACCGGTGGGTCCACCGAGATCGGAGCGGCGTGCGCTCGCGCCCTGGCCGCCTCTGGAGCGCGCGTCGTCGTGGCCGACCAGGACGAGCACCGGGCGGGTCTGATCGCCAGCGCGATCGGCGGGCAGGTCTGGCCGATCAACCTGCAGGACACGGCCGCGCTCGCGAGCCTCACCCTCGACGCCGACATCCTGGTCAACGCCGCGGGCGCCACCGCTGTCGCGCCGCTGCACGAGCTCACGCCGCAGGACTTCGGTCGCGTGCACCGCGTCCTGGTCGAGGCGCCCTACCTGCTGATCCGCGCGGCCCTTCCCCACATGTACGACCGTGGCTGGGGTCGGATCATCAACATCACTTCCGCCTACGGCCGGGCCGGCGCCCGCGAGCAGGCCGCTGCGGTCTCGGCCGCGCACGCCCTCGAGGGTCTGTCCAAGGTCACCGCCCTGGAGGCCGGCCCTCGGGGCGTCACCAGCAACTGCGTCAGCCCCGCCCAGATCCGCACCGCCGAGCTCGATGACGTCATCGCCCGGCTGGCTGCAGAGCGCGAGGTCGGCGAGGATGTCGTGGTCGACGATCTGCTCGCGCGCTCGAGCATCAAGCGGTTCGTCGAGGCACGAGAGGTCGCCGCTCTGGTGACCTGGCTGGCAGGGGACGACGCCGCCATGGTCAACGGGGCGTCGTACGCCATGGACGGTGGCTGGACCGCCGCCTGA
- a CDS encoding mycothiol transferase: MSVATKILTDGFERVRENVVSVLDGLSAEQLLTRPGPDANSIAWLVWHLSRVQDSHLSELVGGEQVWDSEGFAARFSLPYADSATGYGQSSADVGTFRLSDPSLLADYHAAAHELTLTVLKGLSDQDLSEVIDRRWDPPVTRAVRLVSVIDDTAQHVGQAAYVRGLIT; the protein is encoded by the coding sequence GTGAGCGTGGCAACCAAGATCCTGACGGACGGCTTCGAGCGGGTGCGCGAGAACGTCGTGAGCGTGTTGGACGGTCTCAGCGCCGAGCAGCTGCTGACCCGTCCCGGTCCCGACGCCAACTCCATCGCCTGGTTGGTCTGGCACTTGAGCCGTGTCCAGGACTCTCACCTGTCGGAACTCGTGGGCGGCGAACAGGTTTGGGACAGTGAGGGATTCGCGGCCAGGTTCAGCCTCCCTTACGCCGACAGCGCGACCGGCTACGGCCAGTCCAGCGCCGACGTCGGCACCTTTCGTCTCAGCGACCCGAGCCTGCTCGCGGACTACCACGCGGCCGCCCACGAGCTGACGCTCACCGTGCTCAAGGGTCTGTCCGACCAAGACCTCAGCGAGGTCATCGACCGCCGCTGGGATCCGCCGGTGACCCGCGCCGTACGCCTGGTGTCGGTAATCGACGACACCGCCCAGCACGTCGGTCAGGCCGCGTACGTCCGCGGTCTCATCACCTGA
- a CDS encoding type II toxin-antitoxin system PemK/MazF family toxin translates to MRPIHIGRTDKSRPVLVLTRELARPLLHWVTVAPITSTIRGISTEVRVGPANGLDHDCVVSCDNISTIRATDLGREVGYLLREQEAELNAAIAAAFDLEL, encoded by the coding sequence ATGCGTCCGATCCACATCGGGCGCACGGACAAGAGTCGACCTGTGCTCGTGCTCACCCGTGAGCTCGCGCGACCCCTGCTGCACTGGGTCACGGTCGCTCCGATCACCAGCACCATCCGAGGCATCTCCACGGAGGTGAGGGTCGGCCCGGCCAACGGACTCGATCATGACTGCGTCGTCAGCTGCGACAACATCAGCACCATTCGGGCCACGGACCTCGGCCGCGAGGTCGGATATCTACTTCGAGAGCAGGAAGCCGAGCTGAACGCCGCGATCGCAGCAGCCTTCGATCTGGAGCTCTGA
- a CDS encoding ribbon-helix-helix domain-containing protein: MSTQIAVRLPDDQVAFIDEMVQRGDASSRADVVKRALDRERRRQQTLRDVEILRAAGGNPYPDLDGWLTEAAGTPMDDLD, from the coding sequence ATGAGTACTCAGATCGCCGTGCGTCTTCCCGACGACCAGGTGGCGTTCATCGATGAGATGGTCCAACGTGGAGACGCGAGTAGTCGCGCCGATGTCGTGAAGCGCGCCCTCGACCGTGAGCGACGTCGGCAGCAGACTCTGCGCGATGTGGAGATCCTGCGAGCGGCGGGTGGCAATCCCTACCCGGACCTCGACGGCTGGCTGACCGAAGCCGCGGGCACACCGATGGACGACCTGGACTGA
- a CDS encoding urease subunit gamma → MHLTPADTEKLLLSVAGMVARERLGRGVRLNYPEAVALLSTWVIERAREGALVVDLMEQGRAVLARDQVMDGVAEMITDVQVEATFPDGRKLVTLHHPIA, encoded by the coding sequence GTGCACCTCACACCCGCCGACACCGAGAAGCTGCTCCTGTCGGTCGCCGGCATGGTGGCCCGCGAACGGCTGGGTCGCGGCGTCCGCCTCAACTACCCCGAAGCCGTCGCGCTGCTGTCGACCTGGGTCATCGAGCGCGCCCGTGAGGGAGCGCTCGTCGTCGATCTCATGGAGCAGGGTCGCGCCGTCCTCGCGCGCGACCAGGTCATGGACGGTGTCGCCGAGATGATCACCGATGTCCAGGTCGAGGCGACTTTCCCCGACGGTCGCAAGCTCGTCACCCTCCACCACCCGATCGCTTAG
- the ureB gene encoding urease subunit beta: MSDTNASGPGAIRVRPGTITLNEGRDRITLVIENTGDRPIQIGSHLHLPDANSALDLDRRAAYGFRLDIPAGTSVRFEPGVSREVSAVALGGRRRVPGIQIGKGDDRG; the protein is encoded by the coding sequence ATGAGTGATACCAACGCCTCTGGGCCCGGCGCGATCCGCGTCCGACCGGGCACGATCACGCTGAACGAGGGCCGTGACCGCATCACCCTCGTCATCGAGAACACCGGTGACCGCCCCATTCAGATCGGCTCGCACCTGCATCTCCCGGACGCGAACTCAGCGTTGGACCTCGACCGGCGGGCGGCGTACGGCTTCCGTCTCGACATCCCGGCCGGCACCTCGGTCCGATTCGAGCCGGGCGTCTCGCGCGAGGTGAGCGCGGTCGCGCTCGGCGGCCGACGGCGCGTCCCCGGCATCCAGATCGGCAAGGGAGACGACCGTGGTTGA
- a CDS encoding urease subunit alpha, translating to MVELDREAYAALYGPTAGDQVRLGDTDLWIEVEQDLTAGGDEAVFGGGKTIRESMAQGLRSSADGALDTVITNAIVLDHWGVVRADVGIRGGRIVALGRSGNPDIADGVHPELEIGPGTDVIAGEGKILTAGGIDMHVHLLSTSQIEEALATGITTIGGGGTGPSEGSKATTVTPGPWHLRSVLRGLDPLPVNVLLMGKGNTVSAAGLREQALGGAAAYKVHEDWGSTPAAIDAALRAADDHGLQVTLHSDSLNEAGYVDSTLRAIGGRSIHAFHTEGAGGGHAPDILSIAGQPNVLPGSTNPTLPHTVNTLAEHLDMLIVCHHLNPAVPEDLAFAESRIRSTTIAAEDLLHDMGALSMTSSDAQAMGRIGEVITRTWQVAHVMKARLGSLGESLPADNERARRYVAKYTINPAIAHGIDHEVGSVEAGKLADLVLWEPKLFGFRPSVVVKGGAIAWAALGDANASIPTPQPVLMRPALVTAAGADLSYAFVSPAALDAGLADQLGLRRSLAAVRPTRDITKADMVNNDALPQIDIDPETFAITIDGETVEPQPVSELPLAQLYSMF from the coding sequence GTGGTTGAGCTGGACCGCGAGGCGTACGCCGCGCTCTACGGGCCGACCGCTGGAGACCAGGTGCGGCTCGGCGACACCGACCTGTGGATCGAGGTCGAGCAGGACCTCACCGCCGGCGGTGACGAAGCGGTGTTCGGCGGCGGCAAGACGATCCGCGAGTCGATGGCTCAGGGGCTACGGAGCAGCGCCGACGGTGCCCTCGACACGGTCATCACCAACGCGATCGTGCTCGACCACTGGGGTGTCGTGCGCGCCGACGTCGGCATCCGCGGCGGACGCATTGTCGCGCTTGGCCGCTCCGGCAACCCGGACATCGCTGACGGCGTACACCCAGAGCTCGAGATCGGGCCGGGCACCGATGTCATCGCCGGCGAGGGCAAGATCCTCACCGCGGGCGGCATCGACATGCACGTGCACCTGCTGTCGACGAGCCAGATCGAGGAGGCTCTCGCGACCGGCATCACCACCATCGGTGGTGGCGGCACCGGCCCGTCCGAGGGTTCGAAGGCCACCACGGTCACTCCTGGACCGTGGCACCTCCGGTCAGTCCTGCGCGGGCTCGACCCGCTGCCGGTCAACGTGCTGCTGATGGGCAAGGGCAACACGGTGAGCGCCGCGGGCCTGCGCGAACAGGCGCTCGGCGGGGCGGCGGCGTACAAGGTGCACGAGGACTGGGGCAGCACCCCGGCGGCGATCGACGCAGCCCTGCGCGCGGCCGACGACCACGGCCTGCAGGTCACGCTGCACAGCGACAGCCTCAACGAGGCCGGCTACGTCGACTCGACGCTGCGCGCGATCGGTGGCCGCAGCATCCACGCCTTCCACACCGAGGGCGCCGGCGGCGGACACGCTCCGGACATCTTGTCGATCGCCGGACAGCCGAATGTCCTTCCAGGCTCGACGAATCCGACGCTTCCGCACACCGTCAACACACTCGCCGAGCATCTCGACATGCTCATCGTCTGCCACCACCTCAACCCGGCGGTACCAGAGGACCTCGCGTTCGCCGAGTCCCGCATCCGGTCGACCACCATCGCGGCCGAGGACCTGCTGCACGACATGGGCGCGCTGTCCATGACGTCCTCGGACGCGCAGGCGATGGGTCGGATCGGCGAGGTCATCACCCGCACCTGGCAGGTCGCGCACGTCATGAAGGCGCGGCTCGGCTCGCTCGGCGAGAGCCTGCCCGCCGACAACGAGCGCGCCCGCCGCTACGTCGCGAAGTACACGATCAACCCCGCCATCGCACACGGCATCGATCACGAGGTCGGCTCGGTCGAGGCCGGCAAGCTCGCCGACCTGGTGCTGTGGGAGCCCAAGCTGTTCGGGTTCCGACCGTCGGTCGTCGTCAAGGGTGGCGCGATCGCCTGGGCCGCTCTCGGCGACGCCAACGCCTCCATCCCGACTCCGCAGCCCGTGCTGATGCGCCCGGCGCTTGTCACCGCCGCGGGTGCCGACCTGTCGTACGCCTTCGTCTCGCCCGCCGCTCTCGACGCCGGGCTGGCCGACCAGCTCGGGCTGCGCCGCTCGCTCGCGGCGGTGAGGCCGACCCGCGACATCACCAAGGCCGACATGGTCAACAACGACGCTCTCCCACAGATCGACATCGACCCGGAGACGTTCGCCATCACGATCGATGGTGAGACGGTCGAGCCGCAACCCGTCAGCGAGCTGCCCCTCGCCCAGCTGTACTCGATGTTCTGA
- a CDS encoding urease accessory protein UreF: protein MSSTTTELGVLLLADARLPTGGHTQSAGLEPALLAGMAEADVPTYLVTRLRTTTLVDAATAVVALHGTGADGELDAVTRAWAARTPNDVVRAASIEVGRGYQRLLTRLGGDATHGRLPRPIALALLALHLEIGPADLARLVCHDDVQSVCAAALKLAPLDPAETVTWALDVAPEVESVVRRVVHLTSPDEIPAAAAPALELWQHAHAHAPRRLFRA from the coding sequence ATGTCCTCCACCACAACGGAACTCGGCGTCCTGCTCCTCGCCGACGCACGCCTGCCGACGGGCGGTCACACCCAGTCTGCGGGACTCGAGCCCGCCCTGCTGGCGGGGATGGCGGAGGCCGACGTGCCGACCTATCTCGTCACCCGGCTGCGCACGACCACCCTTGTCGACGCCGCGACCGCGGTCGTCGCACTGCACGGTACGGGCGCCGACGGAGAGCTGGACGCGGTCACCCGAGCGTGGGCAGCGCGTACGCCCAACGATGTCGTCCGTGCCGCCTCGATCGAGGTCGGGCGCGGCTACCAACGTCTCCTCACCCGGCTCGGTGGCGACGCGACGCACGGGCGGCTCCCCCGGCCCATCGCCCTGGCTCTGCTCGCACTGCACCTCGAGATCGGGCCGGCCGACCTGGCCCGGCTCGTCTGTCACGACGACGTGCAGTCCGTCTGCGCCGCCGCCCTCAAGCTCGCTCCGCTCGATCCCGCAGAGACGGTCACCTGGGCCCTGGACGTCGCCCCCGAGGTCGAGTCCGTCGTACGCCGGGTCGTGCACCTGACCAGTCCCGACGAGATCCCCGCCGCTGCCGCTCCTGCCCTGGAGCTCTGGCAGCACGCTCATGCCCACGCACCCCGGAGGCTGTTCCGTGCCTGA
- the ureG gene encoding urease accessory protein UreG, with amino-acid sequence MPTHPGGCSVPENPVPTRAFRVGVAGPVGTGKSSLIGTLCRELSAELQIGVITNDIYTDEDAQMLRAAGVLDPQRIRAVETGACPHTAIRDDITANDLAIEDLEADFAPLDLVLVESGGDNLTATFSPALVDAQLFVLDVAGGGDVVRKGGPGIARADLLVVNKTDLAPHVGVDAALMERQGREARDGRPVIALSRSDANSVAALCDWVRTMLAAYRSGVHHPQDPGPMAPHSHADGTVHAH; translated from the coding sequence ATGCCCACGCACCCCGGAGGCTGTTCCGTGCCTGAGAACCCCGTCCCCACGCGCGCCTTCCGAGTCGGCGTCGCCGGCCCGGTCGGCACCGGCAAGTCGTCCTTGATCGGGACGCTGTGCCGCGAGCTGTCCGCAGAGCTGCAGATCGGCGTCATCACCAACGACATCTACACCGACGAAGACGCACAGATGCTGCGAGCCGCGGGAGTCCTTGACCCGCAACGGATTCGGGCCGTCGAGACCGGCGCCTGCCCGCACACGGCCATCCGCGACGACATCACGGCCAACGACCTGGCGATCGAGGATCTCGAGGCCGACTTCGCGCCCCTCGACCTCGTGCTGGTGGAGTCCGGCGGCGACAACCTGACCGCGACCTTCTCCCCCGCGCTGGTCGACGCGCAGCTGTTCGTGCTCGACGTCGCCGGTGGCGGAGACGTCGTCCGCAAGGGTGGACCGGGCATCGCTCGCGCCGATCTCCTCGTCGTCAACAAGACCGACCTCGCCCCGCACGTCGGCGTCGACGCAGCGCTCATGGAGCGGCAGGGGCGTGAGGCGCGCGACGGCCGACCGGTGATCGCGCTCTCCCGGTCGGACGCGAATTCCGTTGCAGCACTGTGCGATTGGGTCCGTACGATGCTCGCCGCCTATCGCTCCGGCGTGCATCATCCGCAGGACCCTGGTCCGATGGCCCCCCACAGTCACGCGGACGGCACGGTGCACGCGCATTGA